A part of Streptomyces sp. NBC_01451 genomic DNA contains:
- a CDS encoding HAD family hydrolase, with the protein MRYDLVIFDNDGVLVDSEAISNTLLAAYLTELGHPTSYEDSLRDYMGSAMHRVHDLVEERSGRRLTDDFDEVFHGRVFAAFERELKPVAGVVGVLEKLKADGVPYCVASSGSHERIRVGHRTTGLERWFDDGRVFSAQDVGRGKPAPDLFLHAADRMGVAPARCVVVEDSPLGVRAAVAAGMDVLGFTAMTPAERLVGATQLFGSMGELAELVL; encoded by the coding sequence ATGCGCTATGACCTTGTCATCTTCGACAACGACGGTGTCCTCGTCGACAGTGAGGCGATCTCCAACACGCTCCTGGCCGCCTATCTCACCGAGCTCGGGCATCCGACCTCGTACGAGGACTCCCTCCGCGACTACATGGGGTCCGCCATGCACCGCGTACACGATCTGGTGGAGGAGCGGAGTGGGCGGCGGCTGACGGACGACTTCGACGAGGTGTTTCACGGCCGCGTGTTCGCCGCCTTCGAGCGGGAGCTGAAGCCGGTGGCCGGCGTCGTCGGTGTCCTGGAGAAGCTGAAGGCTGACGGGGTGCCGTACTGCGTGGCTTCCTCCGGGAGTCATGAGCGGATTCGGGTGGGGCATCGGACGACCGGACTTGAGCGGTGGTTCGACGATGGGCGGGTTTTCAGTGCGCAGGATGTGGGGCGGGGGAAGCCGGCGCCCGATCTGTTTCTCCACGCGGCGGACCGCATGGGGGTGGCGCCCGCGAGGTGTGTGGTGGTGGAGGACAGTCCGCTGGGGGTGCGGGCCGCTGTTGCCGCCGGGATGGACGTCCTCGGGTTCACCGCCATGACCCCGGCCGAGCGGCTGGTCGGGGCCACTCAACTCTTCGGCAGCATGGGCGAGTTGGCTGAGCTGGTTCTTTGA